The proteins below are encoded in one region of Gemmatimonadaceae bacterium:
- a CDS encoding membrane dipeptidase, which produces MQRREFIAAVASAGAALTLPASGHAETPDARRRQQRSFWVDAQGEPSGLHEGPGGHDTATPQLVEAIRQRRLDVLNATVAEPGNGPDRFRVAIDGIAYFNRLINDNPAVFARVERVADIHAARAAGKLAIIYNFQDTSPLEGDAARVATFAALGIKAMQLTYNKRNLCGDGCLEHDNAGLSDFGREVIAKINEAKVVLDLSHSGQKTIAEGIAASTAPPAITHSGCRSLIDLPRNTFDAEMRALADKRGVFGVYLTPFLTIQGQPQRDDLFRHLEHAVNVCGEDHVGIGTDNPLLGFEINDQSRKEQREFYESRAKRGIAAPGEAADKFNMVEGYNDASRFERLARDLARRGWSSTRTEKVLGGNFMRLFGEVWPAES; this is translated from the coding sequence ATGCAAAGACGCGAGTTCATAGCCGCGGTAGCATCGGCCGGCGCGGCCCTGACTCTACCAGCGAGCGGTCACGCGGAGACACCAGACGCGCGGCGCCGTCAGCAGCGATCGTTTTGGGTCGACGCCCAGGGAGAGCCGTCCGGACTCCACGAAGGGCCCGGCGGGCACGACACGGCGACGCCGCAGCTCGTTGAAGCCATCCGCCAACGCCGGCTCGACGTCCTCAACGCCACTGTCGCGGAACCGGGCAACGGTCCCGATCGATTTCGCGTGGCGATCGACGGCATTGCGTACTTCAATCGGCTCATCAACGACAATCCCGCGGTCTTCGCCCGAGTCGAGAGGGTTGCCGATATCCATGCCGCACGCGCGGCCGGGAAATTGGCGATCATCTACAACTTCCAGGACACGTCCCCGCTCGAGGGTGACGCCGCTCGCGTTGCGACCTTCGCCGCGCTCGGCATCAAGGCGATGCAGCTCACGTACAACAAACGGAACCTCTGCGGCGACGGGTGTCTCGAGCATGACAATGCGGGTCTCTCCGACTTCGGCCGCGAGGTGATCGCCAAGATCAACGAAGCGAAGGTCGTGCTCGACCTCAGTCACTCCGGGCAGAAGACGATCGCCGAAGGCATCGCCGCGAGCACGGCACCTCCGGCGATCACTCACAGCGGGTGCCGATCGCTCATCGACCTGCCGCGCAATACGTTCGACGCCGAAATGCGCGCGCTCGCCGACAAAAGGGGCGTCTTCGGCGTCTATCTCACGCCGTTCCTCACCATTCAGGGCCAGCCGCAGCGCGACGATCTGTTCCGCCACCTCGAGCACGCGGTAAACGTGTGCGGCGAGGACCACGTCGGCATCGGCACGGACAATCCCCTGCTCGGATTCGAGATCAACGACCAGAGTCGCAAAGAGCAGCGCGAGTTCTATGAGAGCCGCGCCAAGCGCGGCATTGCCGCACCGGGCGAAGCCGCCGACAAGTTCAACATGGTCGAGGGCTACAACGACGCCTCTCGCTTTGAACGCCTGGCGCGCGATCTCGCGCGCCGCGGTTGGAGCTCGACGCGCACTGAGAAAGTGCTCGGCGGGAATTTTATGCGCCTGTTCGGCGAGGTGTGGCCGGCCGAGAGCTGA
- a CDS encoding ADOP family duplicated permease, whose product MLPFTTAIEAFGRDLRHSARGLLRSPGFTLAVTLTLGLGIGANAAMLGAIDRLMFRPFAYLRDPGAVHRVYFQTTARGQTTTRSRGPYTTYLDLERSSTPFAQFAAFTEEPLALGDGESARERMVAGVSASFFDFFDARPRAGRFFGTSEDALPRGANVAVLGYAYWQTEFGGQNVIGRELRVGPLVTTIVGVAPKDFVGVSEGEPPSAFVPITTLASGLNQGNAQSFATKYNWTWMNVMVRRKPGVSATRATADLTNAFIASREKQRMQLPSTAPSEIAHPRAIAGALRTLAGPDAGIESKTLFWVTGVAAAVLLIACANIANLLLVRQLRRRRELAVRIAMGMNAGRLASAFAAEGLLLAMLGCVAGIVVAQAVSIALASLAGANANSFAVDWRTALTAAALALAAGVATYIVPALTLARGTILTALRAGARGGVVQHARLQATLLVVQGTLSVVLLVGAGLFVRSFANARSVHLGWNPEPVVVVTPNYRGFAMDSTTRDAFREHLLETARNVPGVAAAARVDNLPFATSTRDLHVDGIDSLARLGQFISQVVSPEYFKTLDTRIVRGRALDERDRFDAPLAAVVSEAMGSALWPGRDPLGQCIHVGANAPCTTVVGVAEDVAATSISDEQRFTYYLSDVQPPMHPANRIFVRVNGDVATTAERLRRALQREMPGQAYVTATPLENVVDAQWRSWKVGASMFVAFGALALVVAAVGLYGVIGYQAAQRRHEFGVRIALGAQTLGLLRLVMSQAVTVATGGVVLGVVIALGAGRWLQPLLFRESVSDPGVLGLVAGMVIVVAMSASAIPGWRAARADPMVALKSD is encoded by the coding sequence ATGCTCCCGTTCACGACCGCAATCGAAGCATTCGGACGCGATCTGCGGCACAGCGCCCGCGGTCTACTCCGCTCACCCGGGTTCACGCTCGCCGTCACGCTGACGCTCGGACTCGGCATCGGCGCGAACGCGGCGATGCTCGGCGCGATCGACCGGCTGATGTTTCGCCCGTTCGCGTACCTGCGCGATCCGGGCGCGGTGCACCGCGTGTACTTCCAGACCACCGCGCGCGGTCAAACGACGACGCGATCGAGAGGTCCGTACACGACCTACCTCGACCTCGAGCGAAGCTCGACACCCTTCGCCCAATTCGCCGCGTTCACCGAAGAGCCGCTCGCACTCGGTGACGGCGAGTCGGCCCGTGAGCGCATGGTGGCCGGTGTCAGCGCGTCGTTCTTCGATTTCTTCGACGCCCGCCCTCGCGCCGGCCGATTCTTCGGCACGAGCGAAGACGCGCTGCCGCGCGGCGCCAACGTCGCCGTGCTCGGCTACGCGTATTGGCAAACCGAATTCGGCGGCCAGAACGTGATCGGCCGAGAGCTGCGCGTCGGCCCGCTCGTGACGACGATCGTCGGGGTGGCACCGAAGGATTTCGTCGGCGTCTCGGAAGGCGAACCGCCGTCGGCGTTCGTCCCGATCACGACGCTCGCCTCCGGTCTCAATCAGGGCAACGCGCAGTCGTTCGCCACGAAGTACAACTGGACGTGGATGAACGTCATGGTGCGGCGCAAGCCGGGCGTGAGCGCCACTCGAGCGACCGCCGACCTGACCAACGCGTTCATCGCGAGCCGCGAGAAGCAGCGTATGCAGCTTCCCAGCACGGCGCCGTCGGAGATCGCCCACCCGCGCGCAATCGCCGGTGCCCTCCGCACGCTCGCCGGCCCTGACGCCGGCATCGAGTCGAAGACGCTCTTCTGGGTCACCGGAGTCGCGGCGGCCGTGCTGCTGATCGCGTGCGCCAACATCGCGAACCTTCTTCTCGTGCGGCAGCTCCGCCGCCGTCGCGAGCTCGCGGTGCGGATCGCGATGGGCATGAATGCAGGTCGGTTGGCGAGCGCGTTCGCCGCCGAGGGCTTGTTGTTGGCAATGCTCGGGTGCGTAGCGGGAATCGTGGTGGCTCAGGCGGTGTCAATCGCGCTCGCATCACTCGCCGGCGCAAATGCGAATAGCTTCGCCGTCGATTGGCGTACCGCGTTGACGGCCGCGGCATTGGCATTGGCCGCAGGCGTGGCGACCTACATCGTTCCTGCGCTGACACTCGCGCGCGGCACGATCCTCACCGCGCTGCGCGCCGGCGCGCGAGGAGGCGTCGTTCAGCACGCGCGCTTGCAAGCGACGTTGCTCGTTGTGCAGGGAACGCTGTCGGTGGTGCTGCTGGTGGGAGCGGGCCTCTTCGTGCGCAGCTTCGCGAACGCGCGCTCGGTTCACCTGGGATGGAATCCCGAGCCCGTCGTCGTCGTAACGCCGAACTATCGCGGCTTCGCGATGGACTCGACGACGCGCGACGCATTCCGGGAGCATTTACTCGAGACCGCGCGCAACGTCCCCGGCGTCGCCGCAGCGGCGCGAGTGGACAACCTTCCATTCGCCACGAGCACTCGCGACCTCCACGTCGACGGCATCGACTCCCTCGCACGGCTCGGCCAATTCATTTCGCAAGTCGTGAGCCCGGAGTATTTCAAGACGCTGGACACGCGCATCGTGCGCGGCCGCGCGCTCGACGAGCGCGATCGCTTCGACGCGCCGCTCGCCGCGGTCGTGAGCGAGGCGATGGGAAGCGCATTGTGGCCGGGACGCGATCCGCTCGGCCAGTGCATCCACGTCGGCGCGAACGCGCCATGCACAACCGTCGTCGGCGTCGCCGAGGACGTCGCGGCGACGAGCATCTCGGACGAGCAGCGATTCACCTACTACTTGTCGGACGTGCAACCGCCGATGCATCCGGCAAACCGGATCTTCGTACGAGTGAACGGCGACGTCGCGACGACCGCCGAGCGACTGCGCCGCGCGCTCCAGCGCGAGATGCCGGGGCAGGCGTACGTGACGGCGACGCCGCTGGAGAACGTAGTCGACGCGCAGTGGAGATCGTGGAAGGTCGGCGCGTCGATGTTCGTGGCGTTCGGCGCGCTGGCGCTCGTCGTCGCGGCGGTCGGGCTGTATGGCGTAATCGGCTATCAAGCCGCCCAGCGTCGCCACGAGTTCGGCGTGCGGATCGCGCTCGGCGCGCAAACGCTCGGCCTCCTGCGACTGGTGATGAGCCAGGCGGTCACGGTTGCGACGGGCGGCGTGGTGCTCGGTGTGGTGATCGCGCTCGGGGCGGGGCGGTGGTTGCAGCCGTTGTTGTTTCGTGAATCGGTGAGCGATCCCGGTGTGTTGGGGCTCGTGGCGGGGATGGTGATTGTCGTGGCGATGTCGGCGAGCGCGATTCCCGGCTGGCGCGCGGCGCGAGCGGATCCGATGGTGGCGTTGAAGAGCGACTGA
- a CDS encoding alpha/beta hydrolase-fold protein: MGQRPSFAVALFLVLATTEGDAQSSRHPVVFHVSLGQASATPVSGRLLVFAKLLGAGDKRPVTRVDMDQIDTHASSIAAREVARLEPGATVDLDADVTAFPAPFSHLEPGRYAVQAVLDRDHSYNYTSRGPGDLVSGVMEMDLPGDATELLTLATVVPESDPLQPLSNVTAAMRDIYPAAKADIHAFDFTSPALTGFWGRPVTLHGWVVTPPDYASHPGQRYPTVYYTQGFGGSLRSLHDVGVARWNEMKMGKAPPMIWVAVDQSSSSGTSEFVNSVNNGPWGQALTAELIPELERRYRMDAKPSGRFLTGHSSGGWAALWLQVNYPKQFGGAWPTSPDPSDFHNFLGLDLYARGANVYRKPDGSPWPLAQDKGQALVSIEDYTKREVVVNEYGGQIASFEWVFSPRGPDGLPVPMFDRGTGAVDSAVIAYWKDHYDVAERLRRNWPELKRDLDGKIHLTVGSADTFFLDGSAHALEATMKGLGAKTDFRYVDGRGHFDLYVVGDDPWGLYKTIAWEMYALARPGSKPPR, encoded by the coding sequence ATGGGCCAACGGCCTTCATTCGCGGTCGCGCTCTTTCTCGTGCTCGCCACGACGGAAGGCGACGCACAATCTTCCCGCCACCCGGTCGTATTTCACGTGAGCCTGGGCCAAGCCTCGGCGACGCCGGTCTCCGGGCGACTGCTCGTCTTCGCGAAGCTGCTCGGCGCCGGCGACAAACGGCCGGTCACGCGGGTCGACATGGACCAGATCGACACGCACGCGTCCAGCATCGCCGCGCGCGAAGTGGCGCGCCTCGAGCCCGGCGCCACCGTCGATCTCGACGCCGACGTCACGGCGTTTCCCGCGCCTTTCTCGCACCTCGAGCCCGGTCGCTACGCGGTGCAAGCGGTGCTCGATCGCGACCACAGTTACAACTACACGTCGCGTGGCCCCGGCGATCTGGTGAGTGGAGTCATGGAGATGGACCTGCCCGGCGACGCGACCGAGCTGCTGACGCTTGCGACCGTCGTCCCCGAATCCGATCCGCTGCAGCCGCTGTCCAACGTGACGGCGGCGATGAGAGACATCTATCCGGCGGCCAAGGCCGACATCCACGCCTTCGACTTCACCAGCCCCGCGCTCACCGGCTTCTGGGGTCGGCCGGTAACACTTCACGGATGGGTGGTGACGCCGCCGGACTACGCGTCGCATCCCGGCCAGCGCTATCCGACCGTGTACTACACCCAGGGCTTCGGCGGCTCGTTGCGTTCTCTTCACGACGTCGGCGTCGCGCGCTGGAATGAGATGAAGATGGGCAAGGCGCCGCCCATGATATGGGTCGCGGTCGACCAGTCGAGCTCCAGCGGTACGAGTGAGTTCGTCAACAGCGTCAACAACGGACCGTGGGGACAGGCGTTGACGGCCGAGCTGATCCCCGAGCTCGAGCGTCGCTACCGCATGGATGCCAAGCCGTCGGGCCGGTTTCTGACGGGACACTCCTCAGGCGGTTGGGCGGCGCTGTGGTTGCAGGTGAACTATCCCAAGCAGTTCGGTGGCGCGTGGCCCACGTCGCCCGACCCGAGCGACTTCCACAATTTCTTGGGTCTAGACCTCTACGCGCGCGGCGCAAACGTCTATCGCAAACCGGACGGTTCGCCGTGGCCGCTGGCGCAGGACAAGGGGCAGGCACTCGTCTCGATCGAGGACTACACGAAGCGGGAAGTCGTGGTCAATGAGTATGGCGGGCAGATCGCGTCGTTCGAGTGGGTCTTCTCACCGCGCGGCCCCGACGGTCTCCCCGTCCCGATGTTCGATCGCGGGACAGGCGCGGTGGACTCCGCCGTGATCGCCTATTGGAAAGATCACTACGACGTCGCCGAGCGTTTGCGTCGCAACTGGCCGGAGCTCAAGCGCGACCTCGACGGCAAGATCCACCTCACCGTGGGCTCGGCCGACACGTTCTTTCTCGACGGCTCGGCGCACGCGCTCGAAGCGACGATGAAGGGGCTCGGGGCGAAGACCGACTTCCGCTACGTCGACGGACGCGGCCACTTCGATCTCTACGTCGTGGGCGACGACCCGTGGGGCTTGTACAAGACCATCGCCTGGGAGATGTACGCGCTTGCCCGGCCGGGGTCGAAGCCGCCGCGCTAG